From the Gemmatimonadaceae bacterium genome, the window ACACGTACCCCGGCGCCAGCAGCTTCGTATTCCCCTCGACCATCCACGTCGGTTCGTGACCGTCCATACCCATGCCGTGGCCTAACCGGTGGGTGAAGTACTGCCCGTACCCACCTTTCGTGATCACCGCCCGCGCGGCGCGGTCGATCTCCTGCGCCGGAACGTCAGGGCGTACGCGCGCCATCGCCGCGTCCTGCGCATCGTGAACGAGGTTGTACACCTCGCGAAATCGTGCCGGTGGGGCGTCGCCGAACCAGCGTGTACGCGTAATGTCAGATGTGTAACCTTGAAACTCGCCGCCGGCGTCGATGAGCACCACGGTCTGGAGGGCGAGCTTCGTCCCGATCGTCCCCCCGTGAGGCAGCGCGGACTGCGCGCCGAATTGCACCAGGCCGCCGCCATCGATGCCGCGCTTTGCGTGCTCTTCGGCGACCATCTTGGCGACGTCTTGATCGCGCATGCCGACCTCGAGCCGATCGAACGTTGACGCGATGGCGTCTTCGGTGATCTCGATGGCGCGACGCATTCGTATGATCTCTTCCGGAGTCTTCACCAATCGCAGTTGCTCGAACACGCTGCTGCCGTCGATCAGCTTCGCGTCCGGCAGCGTACGAGCGACCGCCATCGCCGTCCAGTAATCCGTCTTTGGCTCGACGACTATGCTCGGGGCAGTCGACGCCGCGCCCGAGGCACTCATCGCATCACGGACGAGCGCGAACGGATCGTCCTGTTCTTCCCAGCCGCGAACCGG encodes:
- a CDS encoding Xaa-Pro peptidase family protein — its product is MDRRSFVSSVSVLGAGAALDVGYLANVDRSSLSAPRVPTLPKTNITVKSHYPPIAPFDPSVFARRLERARQLTRDAGGTILLATSGATNFTYLVGSNYGRSERLIALLLPVDGSPVLVAPSFEVERVRRGSRVDAPVRGWEEQDDPFALVRDAMSASGAASTAPSIVVEPKTDYWTAMAVARTLPDAKLIDGSSVFEQLRLVKTPEEIIRMRRAIEITEDAIASTFDRLEVGMRDQDVAKMVAEEHAKRGIDGGGLVQFGAQSALPHGGTIGTKLALQTVVLIDAGGEFQGYTSDITRTRWFGDAPPARFREVYNLVHDAQDAAMARVRPDVPAQEIDRAARAVITKGGYGQYFTHRLGHGMGMDGHEPTWMVEGNTKLLAPGYVFSVEPGIYMPGMWGVRIEDDYMCTESGGQLLSRRAPIV